In Streptomyces sp. NBC_01707, a genomic segment contains:
- a CDS encoding Glu/Leu/Phe/Val dehydrogenase dimerization domain-containing protein translates to MTTPTIPTAPAVSSAAPPAPLISLTWTDHVTGRQGHLVVDRLVRGVSSGGLRMRAGCTLDEVAGLARGMTMKEALHFDADDTQARYIPLGGAKGGIDCDPRDPEAYGVLVRYLRAVRPYIENVWTTGEDLGLTQDIVDRAAAEAGLVSSIQAVYPLLDDETAARQRLADAFAVEVDGIGLDELVGGCGVAESALAALDRAGVAYTEARVSVQGLGTMGGATARFLARAGLKVVAIADVKGTIANPAGLDVETLLAARDAYGTVDRGALRDGDQELPADAWLTQEAEVLVPAAVSYAVDATNQARISARWIVEAANMPVLPEAEALLAERGITVLPDVVVNSGTNAWWWWTLFGDIGADAEEAFSHTRRSMRALIGRMLARAEADGSTPRAAAHALVAERLPVMAERFGWYR, encoded by the coding sequence ATGACGACACCGACGATTCCGACGGCGCCGGCGGTGTCCTCGGCCGCTCCGCCCGCCCCCCTGATCTCGCTGACCTGGACGGACCACGTCACCGGTCGCCAGGGCCATCTGGTCGTCGACCGACTGGTGCGCGGCGTGTCGAGCGGCGGGCTGCGGATGCGGGCGGGCTGCACGCTCGACGAGGTGGCGGGCCTTGCCCGGGGCATGACGATGAAGGAGGCCCTGCACTTCGATGCCGATGACACACAGGCGCGCTACATACCGCTCGGCGGCGCCAAGGGCGGCATCGACTGCGACCCGCGCGACCCTGAGGCGTACGGGGTGCTCGTGCGCTATCTGCGGGCGGTGCGTCCGTACATAGAGAACGTCTGGACGACCGGCGAGGATCTCGGTCTCACCCAGGACATCGTCGACCGGGCGGCGGCCGAGGCCGGGCTCGTCTCCTCGATCCAGGCGGTCTACCCGCTCCTCGACGACGAGACGGCGGCGCGGCAGCGGCTCGCCGACGCGTTCGCCGTCGAGGTGGACGGCATCGGGCTCGACGAGCTGGTCGGCGGCTGCGGGGTGGCCGAGTCGGCGCTCGCCGCGCTGGACCGGGCGGGCGTCGCGTACACGGAGGCCAGGGTCTCCGTACAGGGGCTCGGCACCATGGGCGGCGCCACGGCGCGGTTCCTCGCCCGGGCCGGACTGAAGGTCGTCGCGATCGCCGACGTCAAGGGGACGATCGCGAACCCGGCGGGCCTCGACGTCGAGACGCTGCTCGCGGCCCGGGACGCGTACGGAACGGTGGACCGCGGTGCGCTGCGCGACGGAGACCAGGAGCTGCCCGCCGACGCCTGGCTGACGCAGGAGGCGGAGGTACTCGTGCCGGCGGCGGTCTCGTACGCCGTCGACGCCACGAACCAGGCCCGGATCAGCGCCCGTTGGATCGTCGAGGCGGCGAACATGCCGGTACTGCCGGAGGCGGAGGCGCTGCTCGCCGAGCGCGGCATCACCGTACTGCCCGACGTGGTCGTCAACTCCGGTACGAACGCGTGGTGGTGGTGGACGCTGTTCGGCGACATCGGGGCCGATGCCGAGGAGGCGTTCTCGCACACCCGTCGTTCGATGCGGGCGCTGATCGGCCGGATGCTGGCCCGCGCCGAGGCCGACGGCTCCACTCCCCGGGCGGCGGCCCACGCCCTCGTCGCCGAGCGGCTTCCTGTGATGGCCGAACGGTTCGGCTGGTACCGATGA